GCAGGGCCGGGAGGGCGGCGGGCCACTGGTTGGGGCCTTCCAGCCACCAGTAGCCGGGCTCGCCGGGTCCGGGGATGTGCGGGGGGCGTTCGGCGCCGATGTCGAGCTGGTCGCGCCAGTCGCGGCTGCCCCCGGTGCGTTCGTCGCCGGTGCGGGTGTAGCCGCGGAAGTGGGGCGAGTTGAGGTGGGACACGGCGAGCCGGTCCGCCTCGGGGAGCGCGAAGAAGGCGCGCATCGCGCCGGTGAGGGCGGCGGTCTCTGCTTCGCCGACGCCGTGGCCGGTGAGCTGGAAGAAGCCGACGTCGTGGGCGGCGCTGTGGAGCTGTGCGTGGAGCAGCGCGCGGGACTGGGGGCCTCGGTCGGCTGCGGAGAGGTCGATGACAGGAAGCTGCAAGTACGACATGGGGTACGTCCGCTGAGGTGTGGCCCGGCCGCCGCTCCCGGCGATGGCCGGGTACACGTACCGCCGACGGGCCGCCGGGGTGGGGCGGAGCCGGGGGGACCGGGGTGGGTGGAGAGGGGGCTGGGTCAGGCGGAGCGCCGACAGCCCATGCTCGTGACGCGGACGTAGTCCACGTGGCGGCGGCGTACAAGCAGAAGCATGGGCCCAGGATACTGCGGACCCGTCGGGACGGTAGTGGCCCGTGTCACAGCGCGGGGCCCTGCCGCGGCCGGCCGCCTCCGTGAGGGAGGAAACGGATCAGCCCAGGGCCCCGTCCAGCAGCAACGCCCACTGTGCCACCACCCTCCGACGGCGCGCGGCGTCATCCGTCAGGAGGTTGGCGAGGCCCAGACCGCGGGCCATGTCGAGCAGGCCCTGGACTGTTTCGCGTACCCCGGGCCGTGACTCGTCCGCATCCAGCAGCTGGACCGCGATCCGGTGGGTCTCCCGGCCGACGCGCGCTTCCAGCTCCGTGACGCGCGAGCGCAGTTGCTCCTCGTTGGACGCGGCGACCCACAGCTGCAGGGCGGCCCGGAACAGCGGCCCCGTGTAGAGGTCGACGAGGGCCGCGACGACCGCCGTCCGGTCCTGCGTCGGCAGCGCCCGCAGCGCCTGCGAGCGCTCCTCCGCGACGTACTCCACCGCCGCCGTGAACAGGTCCTCCCTGGTCGGGAAGTGGTGCTGGGCGGCGCCCCGCGACACCCCGGCCCGCTCGGCGACCACCGAGACGGTCGAGCCCGCCCAGCCGCGCTCGGCGAGGCAGGACACCGCGGCCTCGAGCAGCCGCTGCCGGGTGGCCCTGCTGCGGTCCTGCTTGGGAGGTGTCACAACACCCATGCGGGGTCCCGTCGTTCGAGGAAGGCCGTCATGCCCTCGCGTGCTTCCGCCGACGCGAAGAGCGAGGCCGAGCGCTGGA
This portion of the Streptomyces sp. NBC_01750 genome encodes:
- a CDS encoding TetR/AcrR family transcriptional regulator; the protein is MGVVTPPKQDRSRATRQRLLEAAVSCLAERGWAGSTVSVVAERAGVSRGAAQHHFPTREDLFTAAVEYVAEERSQALRALPTQDRTAVVAALVDLYTGPLFRAALQLWVAASNEEQLRSRVTELEARVGRETHRIAVQLLDADESRPGVRETVQGLLDMARGLGLANLLTDDAARRRRVVAQWALLLDGALG